The nucleotide sequence CATCCAGCCGCTGGGCTTCCTGCTCTTCTTCGCCGCGTCCTTCGCGGAGACCAAGCGCGCCCCGTTCGACCTGCCGGAAGGCGAGTCGGAGATCATCGGCTACTTCGTTGAGTACTCCGGCATGAAGTTCGGCCTCTTCATGATCTCCGAGTTCGTGGAGGTCGTGGTCCTGGCCGGCGTGACGACGGCGTTCTTCTTCGGCGGCTACCACCTGCCCTTCGGCAACGAGTGGCTGGCCAACCTGCCCATCATGCAGGAGCACGGCTGGCTGCTGGGCACCATCCTGGGCACGGTGTTCTGGCTGAAGGTGCTGTTCCTCATCTGGGTGCAGCTGCTCATCCGCTGGACGTTCCCCCGCTTCCGCTACGACCAGATTCAGTCGCTGGGCTGGAAGATCCTCCTCCCCCTCGGCCTGGTGAACGTGTTCGTGACCGGTGCGCTGGTCCTCTGGGATCCGTCCCTGCGGGCGCTGGCGGTCCTCGGCCTCGCGGAGATTGGTATCCTGGTGGTGTTGACCACGACGACGAAGGTCCCCGCGGGCGGTGCGCACGGGGCGCACGCCGGCCATGGTCACGACCACGGACATGGCCACGCCCACGGTGGGCACGCGGCCCATGACCTGCCGGCGCACGCCCACGGCGTGGCCCCGGCCTCCACCCACTAGGCCGCCCCTTTCGGCCCCAGCATCCGGGAATCGAGAACCATCATGGCCTACAAGGTAAGCAAGGACCCTCGCACGGATATCCGCGAGCGGACCTATGTGCCCAACCTGCTCCGCGGCCTGGGCATCACCGCGAAGCACTTCTTCCGCAACCTCTTCGGGACGCGTGACACCAACACGCAGGTGGTGGACCGCACCGGCGCCAGCCTGATGACGACGGTGGCGTACCCCGAGGAGAAGCCCATCTACCCCGAGGGCTACCGCGGCCTGCACCGGCTGGTTCCGCGCGAGGACGGCAAGCCGCGCTGCGTGGCTTGCTACATGTGCGCCACCATCTGCCCGGCGCAGTGCATCTACATCGAGGCGGGTGAGTACGAGGACGAAGCCTCGGACTCCGAGGACCGCGTCATCGAGAAGTACCCCACCCAGTTCGTCATCGACGAGCTGCGGTGCATCGTGTGCGGCCTCTGCGTGGATGCGTGCCCCAAGGACGCCATCCGCATGGACACCTACATGCACACCCCGCCCGAGTACACGCGGCAGAACTTCGTCTACGACATCCCGAAGCTGCTCAAGGGCGCGCCGGTGTCCCACCCGTCGGACCCGTGGAACAAGCGCGAGGGCTCCGAGGAGCCGCACCACGTCCACAAGGAAGCGCACACTCGCATCGGTGAGGGCCTGGTGGAGCTGAAGCTGCCGCACGGAGAGCACGGCGGCCACGGCAAGGCGCTGCCCGCGGGGGCCCAGGCGGGCCACCAGGCCGTCGTCACGCAGCAGGGCCCCATCCAGGTGACGAAGTTCATCAAGTGAATCCAGATTCCCAGTGAGGCCGTAGCGGCCTCACCAGGACTCCCGGCCCGCCCTCCCGCGTTGAAGCGGAAGGCGGGCCGGCGCTTTTTCAGGGGGCTGGTGGTGAAGCTGAACCTCTTCAATACGCTTGATGGCGGCCTCCCGGAGACGCCGCCGTGAAGCGCTACCGCTTGTCGGTGTGCAAGGGCTCCAGCTGCAAGGCGGGCGGCGCGGACGCCGTCTACGCCGAGGCCCGGGACGCCCTCTCCGGCCAGGGGCTGGTGCCGCGCTGTGAGCTGTACCGCGGCGGCTGCTACGGCTTCTGCCACATGGGGCCCAACGTCGTCGTCCGTGAGGACACCGGCCGCAAGAGAGACCCGCTCTCTCCCGAGGACTACCAGCTCATGGGCTGGCCGGGAGAGGTGTACTACTCGGCGATGACGGCGGAGAAGATGCGCCGCGTGGTGACGGAGCACATCGCGAAGGACGCCCCGGTGAAGGAGCTCTTCGGCCAGCCGGACTCGGACGACGGCGAGGCATGACTCACGCCGCA is from Myxococcus virescens and encodes:
- a CDS encoding (2Fe-2S) ferredoxin domain-containing protein, with amino-acid sequence MKRYRLSVCKGSSCKAGGADAVYAEARDALSGQGLVPRCELYRGGCYGFCHMGPNVVVREDTGRKRDPLSPEDYQLMGWPGEVYYSAMTAEKMRRVVTEHIAKDAPVKELFGQPDSDDGEA
- a CDS encoding NuoI/complex I 23 kDa subunit family protein, whose protein sequence is MAYKVSKDPRTDIRERTYVPNLLRGLGITAKHFFRNLFGTRDTNTQVVDRTGASLMTTVAYPEEKPIYPEGYRGLHRLVPREDGKPRCVACYMCATICPAQCIYIEAGEYEDEASDSEDRVIEKYPTQFVIDELRCIVCGLCVDACPKDAIRMDTYMHTPPEYTRQNFVYDIPKLLKGAPVSHPSDPWNKREGSEEPHHVHKEAHTRIGEGLVELKLPHGEHGGHGKALPAGAQAGHQAVVTQQGPIQVTKFIK